One region of Cucurbita pepo subsp. pepo cultivar mu-cu-16 chromosome LG03, ASM280686v2, whole genome shotgun sequence genomic DNA includes:
- the LOC111791211 gene encoding heparan-alpha-glucosaminide N-acetyltransferase-like isoform X2: MLWFLGGFCLASSLVGGINKQEGSRGSNGTNSRRHRRGCRRKAKYCGETGSHSFPAGELFSPLPFPFPTLPLSISLFFALLQTPRSFPVLPMPIRKDMGKYDSIKPLHDCDLANETAVLINPDSLTLFSVSHHCNHSHEDVEMALLDSHSRSPLPLHNANPLTPPASSKLDDAQFSSSARPILRSSPPGQRLASLDVFRGITVALMIVVDYGGGVMPAINHSPWDGLTLADLVMPFFLFIVGVSLALAYKKIPSRGIATQKAVLRTLKLLFLGLFLQGGFLHGINNLTYGVDIQQIRWMGILQRIAIAYFLAAVCEIWLKGSDYVNSETALRRKYQLQLVVAVILTTLYLVLSYGLYVPDWEYQVPSQSTSNMASPKIFSVKCGTRGDTGPACNAVGMIDRKIFGIQHLYKRPIYARSEQCSINSPDYGPLPPNAPSWCQAPFDPEGILSTVMAVVTCLVGLHYGHIIVHFKDHRDRMLHWIIPSSCLIVLALGLDFVGMHINKVLYTVSYMSVTTGAAGLLFTGIYLMVDVYRWRRMNVVMEWMGKHALVIYVLAACNVLPVVLQGFYSGQPQNNIVSLLPLMK, encoded by the exons atgttgtgGTTTCTGGGTGGCTTCTGTCTTGCATCCAGTTTGGTTGGAGGTATAAATAAGCAAGAAGGAAGCAGAGGGTCCAATGGAACTAATTCACGCAGACACAGAAGGGGTTGCAGAAGGAAAGCAAAGTATTGTGGGGAAACTGGGAGCCATTCCTTCCCAGCGGGGGAGCTTTTCTCTCCTCTTCCCTTTCCTTTTCCAACTCTACCTCTCTCCATCTCCCTCTTCTTCGCCCTTCTTCAAACTCCCCGCTCATTTCCTGTTCTTCCAATGCCAATCCGGAAGGATATGGGGAAGTATGACTCCATCAAACCACTCCATGACTGTGATCTCGCCAATGAGACTGCTGTTCTCATAAATCCAGATTCCCTCACTCTCTTCTCTGTTTCTCACCACTGTAATCACTCTCATGAAGATGTTGAGATGGCTCTTCTTGATTCTCATTCCAGatctcctcttcctcttcacaATGCCAATCCCTTAACTCCTCCTGCTTCTTCCAAACTCGATGACGCCCAATTTTCCTCTTCGGCTAGGCCCATTCTCCGATCTTCTCCCCCAGGCCAACGTCTTGCTTCCCTCGATGTATTTCGCGGCATCACTGTTGCg CTAATGATAGTGGTGGACTATGGTGGTGGGGTTATGCCTGCAATAAACCATTCACCATGGGATGGGTTAACCCTGGCAGATCTTGTAATGCCATTTTTTCTATTCATTGTTGGAGTTTCGCTTGCCCTTGCTTACAAG AAAATTCCAAGCCGAGGCATTGCAACTCAGAAGGCTGTGTTACGGACATTGAAGCTCTTGTTCTTAGGCCTCTTCCTTCAAG GAGGCTTTCTCCATGGCATAAACAATCTAACTTATGGAGTGGATATCCAGCAAATTAGATGGATGGGAATCTTACAG AGAATTGCAATAGCATATTTTCTGGCAGCTGTGTGTGAGATATGGCTAAAGGGAAGTGATTATGTGAATTCAGAAACTGCATTGCGGAGAAAGTATCAATTACAGCT GGTTGTTGCTGTCATCCTCACTACGTTATATCTTGTCCTGTCATATGGACTGTACGTTCCTGATTGGGAGTATCAAGTTCCAAGTCAATCTACTTCCAATATGGCCTCTCCAAAGATATTTTCT GTGAAATGTGGCACACGTGGTGACACTGGACCAGCCTGCAATGCTGTGGGAATGATAGATCGTAAGATATTTGGTATTCAACATCTGTATAAAAGACCTATTTATGCACGGTCTGAG CAATGCAGCATTAATTCACCAGACTATGGTCCATTGCCTCCTAATGCTCCTTCTTGGTGTCAAGCTCCTTTTGATCCCGAAGGAATTTTAAG CACAGTGATGGCTGTCGTGACCTGCTTGGTTGGCTTGCATTACGGGCATATCATTGTACATTTCAAA GATCACCGAGACAGAATGCTTCATTGGATTATTCCTTCTTCTTGTTTAATTGTGCTGGCCCTTGGGTTAGACTTCGTAG GGATGCATATAAATAAGGTTCTTTATACAGTTAGTTACATGAGTGTCACTACTGGTGCAGCCGGACTTCTCTTTACCGGGATATACTTGATG GTTGATGTGTACAGATGGAGGCGCATGAATGTGGTGATGGAGTGGATGGGAAAGCATGCATTGGTGATATATGTTCTGGCTGCCTGTAACGTGCTGCCTGTGGTTCTCCAAGGCTTCTACTCAGGGCAGCCACAGAACAACATCGTAAGTTTGCTTCCCTTAATGAAATGA
- the LOC111791211 gene encoding heparan-alpha-glucosaminide N-acetyltransferase-like isoform X1 yields the protein MLWFLGGFCLASSLVGGINKQEGSRGSNGTNSRRHRRGCRRKAKYCGETGSHSFPAGELFSPLPFPFPTLPLSISLFFALLQTPRSFPVLPMPIRKDMGKYDSIKPLHDCDLANETAVLINPDSLTLFSVSHHCNHSHEDVEMALLDSHSRSPLPLHNANPLTPPASSKLDDAQFSSSARPILRSSPPGQRLASLDVFRGITVALMIVVDYGGGVMPAINHSPWDGLTLADLVMPFFLFIVGVSLALAYKKIPSRGIATQKAVLRTLKLLFLGLFLQGGFLHGINNLTYGVDIQQIRWMGILQRIAIAYFLAAVCEIWLKGSDYVNSETALRRKYQLQLVVAVILTTLYLVLSYGLYVPDWEYQVPSQSTSNMASPKIFSVKCGTRGDTGPACNAVGMIDRKIFGIQHLYKRPIYARSEQCSINSPDYGPLPPNAPSWCQAPFDPEGILSTVMAVVTCLVGLHYGHIIVHFKDHRDRMLHWIIPSSCLIVLALGLDFVGMHINKVLYTVSYMSVTTGAAGLLFTGIYLMVDVYRWRRMNVVMEWMGKHALVIYVLAACNVLPVVLQGFYSGQPQNNILRLIGITT from the exons atgttgtgGTTTCTGGGTGGCTTCTGTCTTGCATCCAGTTTGGTTGGAGGTATAAATAAGCAAGAAGGAAGCAGAGGGTCCAATGGAACTAATTCACGCAGACACAGAAGGGGTTGCAGAAGGAAAGCAAAGTATTGTGGGGAAACTGGGAGCCATTCCTTCCCAGCGGGGGAGCTTTTCTCTCCTCTTCCCTTTCCTTTTCCAACTCTACCTCTCTCCATCTCCCTCTTCTTCGCCCTTCTTCAAACTCCCCGCTCATTTCCTGTTCTTCCAATGCCAATCCGGAAGGATATGGGGAAGTATGACTCCATCAAACCACTCCATGACTGTGATCTCGCCAATGAGACTGCTGTTCTCATAAATCCAGATTCCCTCACTCTCTTCTCTGTTTCTCACCACTGTAATCACTCTCATGAAGATGTTGAGATGGCTCTTCTTGATTCTCATTCCAGatctcctcttcctcttcacaATGCCAATCCCTTAACTCCTCCTGCTTCTTCCAAACTCGATGACGCCCAATTTTCCTCTTCGGCTAGGCCCATTCTCCGATCTTCTCCCCCAGGCCAACGTCTTGCTTCCCTCGATGTATTTCGCGGCATCACTGTTGCg CTAATGATAGTGGTGGACTATGGTGGTGGGGTTATGCCTGCAATAAACCATTCACCATGGGATGGGTTAACCCTGGCAGATCTTGTAATGCCATTTTTTCTATTCATTGTTGGAGTTTCGCTTGCCCTTGCTTACAAG AAAATTCCAAGCCGAGGCATTGCAACTCAGAAGGCTGTGTTACGGACATTGAAGCTCTTGTTCTTAGGCCTCTTCCTTCAAG GAGGCTTTCTCCATGGCATAAACAATCTAACTTATGGAGTGGATATCCAGCAAATTAGATGGATGGGAATCTTACAG AGAATTGCAATAGCATATTTTCTGGCAGCTGTGTGTGAGATATGGCTAAAGGGAAGTGATTATGTGAATTCAGAAACTGCATTGCGGAGAAAGTATCAATTACAGCT GGTTGTTGCTGTCATCCTCACTACGTTATATCTTGTCCTGTCATATGGACTGTACGTTCCTGATTGGGAGTATCAAGTTCCAAGTCAATCTACTTCCAATATGGCCTCTCCAAAGATATTTTCT GTGAAATGTGGCACACGTGGTGACACTGGACCAGCCTGCAATGCTGTGGGAATGATAGATCGTAAGATATTTGGTATTCAACATCTGTATAAAAGACCTATTTATGCACGGTCTGAG CAATGCAGCATTAATTCACCAGACTATGGTCCATTGCCTCCTAATGCTCCTTCTTGGTGTCAAGCTCCTTTTGATCCCGAAGGAATTTTAAG CACAGTGATGGCTGTCGTGACCTGCTTGGTTGGCTTGCATTACGGGCATATCATTGTACATTTCAAA GATCACCGAGACAGAATGCTTCATTGGATTATTCCTTCTTCTTGTTTAATTGTGCTGGCCCTTGGGTTAGACTTCGTAG GGATGCATATAAATAAGGTTCTTTATACAGTTAGTTACATGAGTGTCACTACTGGTGCAGCCGGACTTCTCTTTACCGGGATATACTTGATG GTTGATGTGTACAGATGGAGGCGCATGAATGTGGTGATGGAGTGGATGGGAAAGCATGCATTGGTGATATATGTTCTGGCTGCCTGTAACGTGCTGCCTGTGGTTCTCCAAGGCTTCTACTCAGGGCAGCCACAGAACAACATC CTGAGACTAATTGGAATTACAACGTGA